The proteins below are encoded in one region of Ricinus communis isolate WT05 ecotype wild-type chromosome 6, ASM1957865v1, whole genome shotgun sequence:
- the LOC8287572 gene encoding linoleate 13S-lipoxygenase 2-1, chloroplastic, with protein MLSSQIQKLSAAKPYSLLPPKPCIHGGKASSVAPFRQQKCNPKKHQNRSLSVRASIIDKAISAVTHKLVITATVTVKVTVGGIISSIGITQPLDELTDIIGKSLLLELVSAELDPKSGLEKDPVKSYAHIHLGTHKPGEVKLEAKFTVPADFGEVGAVLVENEHHKEIFIESIVLEGFPIGPLTVSCNSWAHSKHDNPKKRIFFTNKSYLPSDTPDGLKRLREEELENLRGNGQGERKSFERIYDYDTYNDLGDPDSDPDLKRPVLGGSEHPYPRRCRTGRPRTKTDPLSESRTSDIYVPRDEAFSELKSATFSINTVKSLLHALVPSIETAIVDKTLGFPYFTAIDTLFNEGIELPKDTEKPWYLQTLLPRTVKTVKETGDEILRFETPEMFDRDKFAWFRDEEFSRQTLAGLNPFGIQLVTEWPLKSALDPEVYGPPESAITKEIIEQEIRGFMTVDEALKQNRLFILDYHDLLLPYVAKVRELEDTTLYGSRTLFFLVNDSTLRPVAIELTRPKIGDKPQWKQVFTPSFDATSCWLWRLAKAHALAHDSGIHQLVSHWLRTHACVEPYIIAANRQLSEMHPIYRLLHPHFRYTMEINALARGKLINGGGIIESTFNPGKYSLELSSVAYDKLWRFDTEALPGDLIKRGMAVEDPTAKHGLKLTIEDYPFANDGLELWDAIKQWVTDYVNHYYPEASQVKSDNELQAFWEEVRTKGHGDKKDEPWWPVLNTQVDLIQVLTTIIWVTSGHHAAVNFGQYVYAGYFPNRPTMARTNMPTEEPSEQEMELFLKKPEYTLLKCFPSQIQATKVMAVLDVLSGHSPEEEYIGDTLEPSWEADPVIKTAYERFSARLKELEANIDEKNNDLKYTNRAGAGVVPYELLKPFSEAGVTGKGVPNSISI; from the exons atgttaagTTCTCAGATTCAGAAGCTAAGTGCTGCAAAACCCTATTCTCTTTTACCACCAAAACCCTGTATCCATGGAGGAAAGGCTTCTTCTGTGGCTCCTTTTAGGCAGCAAAAGTGTAACCCTAAAAAGCATCAGAATAGAAGCTTAAGTGTACGTGCAAGCATCATTGATAAGGCCATTTCAGCAGTAACACATAAATTAGTGATTACTGCCACTGTTACAGTTAAAGTAACAGTTGGTGGGATCATTTCTAGTATTGGTATAACTCAGCCTCTTGATGAGTTGACTGATATTATCGGTAAAAGTCTTCTTTTGGAGCTTGTTAGCGCAGAGCTTGATCCAA AATCGGGCTTGGAGAAGGATCCAGTGAAGTCATATGCTCATATTCATCTGGGAACCCATAAGCCTGGTGAGGTGAAATTAGAAGCAAAATTCACGGTGCCAGCAGATTTTGGTGAGGTCGGAGCTGTACTTGTAGAGAATGAACATCACAAGGAAATCTTTATCGAGAGCATAGTTCTTGAAGGCTTCCCTATTGGCCCTCTTACAGTTTCTTGCAATTCATGGGCTCATTCCAAGCATGATAACCCCAAGAAGAGAATTTTCTTTACCAACAAG TCCTACTTACCATCTGATACACCAGATGGACTGAAGAGGCTAAGGGAAGAGGAATTGGAAAATTTAAGAGGAAACGGACAAGGCGAGAGGAAGTCATTTGAAAGGATCTATGACTATGATACATATAATGACCTTGGTGATCCTGATAGTGACCCTGATTTAAAGAGACCTGTTCTTGGTGGTTCAGAACATCCATACCCCAGGCGCTGTAGAACTGGACGTCCACGCACCAAAACAG ACCCATTGTCAGAATCAAGAACCAGCGACATATATGTACCAAGAGATGAGGCCTTTTCAGAATTGAAATCAGCAACCTTTAGCATAAACACAGTGAAATCTCTATTACATGCTTTGGTGCCCTCAATAGAGACTGCAATTGTTGATAAAACCCTTggatttccttattttactgcCATCGACACATTATTTAACGAAGGAATTGAATTGCCTAAAGACACTGAAAAACCTTGGTACCTTCAAACACTTTTGCCAAGAACAGTGAAAACTGTTAAGGAGACTGGAGATGAAATCTTACGTTTTGAGACTCCTGAAATGTTTGACA GAGATAAATTTGCTTGGTTTAGAGATGAAGAATTTTCTCGCCAAACTCTTGCTGGTCTTAATCCATTTGGTATTCAACTAGTTACG GAGTGGCCCCTAAAGAGTGCACTAGATCCTGAAGTCTATGGTCCACCTGAATCAGCaatcacaaaagaaataattgaaCAGGAAATCAGAGGGTTCATGACTGTTGATGAG GCATTAAAGCAAAACAGATTATTTATATTGGATTACCATGATTTGCTCTTACCATATGTGGCTAAAGTGAGAGAGCTTGAAGACACCACATTATATGGTTCACGGACATTGTTCTTCCTTGTGAATGACAGCACATTAAGGCCTGTTGCTATTGAACTCACTCGCCCAAAAATTGGTGACAAGCCGCAGTGGAAGCAAGTATTTACACCTAGCTTTGATGCAACTAGTTGTTGGCTATGGAGGCTGGCCAAAGCACATGCCTTGGCTCATGACTCTGGCATCCACCAGCTTGTCTCTCACTG GTTGAGGACACATGCTTGTGTGGAGCCATACATAATTGCAGCTAATAGGCAGCTCAGTGAAATGCACCCAATCTATAGACTCTTACATCCACATTTCCGATACACAATGGAAATCAATGCTCTTGCTCGAGGAAAGCTGATCAACGGAGGTGGAATAATTGAAAGCACTTTCAATCCTGGCAAGTACTCCCTTGAGCTTAGCTCTGTTGCTTATGACAAGCTCTGGCGTTTTGATACAGAAGCATTGCCGGGTGATTTGATTAAAAG gGGAATGGCAGTTGAGGATCCTACAGCAAAGCATGGACTGAAGCTGACAATTGAAGACTACCCGTTTGCAAATGATGGTTTAGAGCTTTGGGATGCAATTAAGCAGTGGGTTACTGATTATGTGAACCATTACTATCCAGAAGCAAGCCAGGTCAAGTCTGACAATGAGCTGCAGGCATTTTGGGAAGAAGTTCGAACTAAAGGCCATGGAGACAAGAAAGACGAACCATGGTGGCCTGTCCTGAACACCCAAGTAGACCTAATCCAGGTTTTGACAACCATAATTTGGGTAACTTCAGGTCATCATGCAGCAGTTAATTTTGGGCAGTATGTGTATGCCGGGTACTTCCCCAACAGGCCAACAATGGCTAGAACAAATATGCCGACTGAGGAACCATCAGAGCAGGAGATGGAACTCTTCTTGAAAAAGCCAGAATACACATTGTTAAAATGCTTCCCATCACAGATTCAAGCAACTAAAGTAATGGCTGTTTTAGATGTTCTATCAGGCCATTCACCTGAGGAGGAGTACATTGGTGACACATTAGAACCATCATGGGAAGCAGATCCTGTCATTAAGACTGCATATGAAAGATTCAGTGCAAGACTGAAAGAGCTTGAAGCTAATATTGATGAGAAAAACAATGATTTGAAATATACCAATAGAGCTGGGGCCGGAGTTGTTCCTTACGAGCTCTTGAAGCCATTCTCTGAAGCTGGGGTCACTGGGAAAGGAGTCCCTAATAGCATttccatttaa